In one Zobellia galactanivorans genomic region, the following are encoded:
- a CDS encoding M20 family metallo-hydrolase has translation MEQAALTQKAIELLKELISIQSFSSEEDKTADAIENWFKAFDIPFKRHLNNVYAVNKHFDESKPTLLLNSHHDTVKPNSAYTRDPFLPHIEDGKLYGLGSNDAGGALVSLIATFTHYYAEENLNHNILMVASMEEESSGPNSLRGLLPHLPKIDVAIVGEPTLLDLAIAEKGLVVFDAVIKGTPSHAAHPNDNNSIYNTIEVLEWFKNYKFDRVSDALGPVKLTVTQINGGSQHNVVPAQVDLVIDVRVNDKYTNSEIAEILKKEAPCELKERSLKLNSSAIDINHPLVQSGIALGRKTYGSPTLSDQAALSCQSLKLGPGDSTRSHSADEYIYVHEIEEGIDLYINLLKGFLKQN, from the coding sequence ATGGAACAAGCAGCATTAACGCAAAAAGCGATAGAATTACTAAAGGAACTGATTTCGATACAATCGTTTTCATCGGAGGAAGACAAAACTGCCGACGCCATTGAAAACTGGTTCAAAGCTTTTGACATTCCCTTTAAACGACACCTTAATAACGTGTATGCGGTGAACAAGCACTTCGACGAAAGCAAGCCCACGCTTCTTCTCAATTCGCACCACGATACGGTGAAACCGAATTCGGCCTATACGCGAGACCCCTTCCTTCCGCATATCGAGGATGGCAAACTTTATGGATTGGGCAGTAACGATGCAGGTGGCGCCTTGGTTTCCCTTATTGCTACCTTTACACACTACTACGCCGAAGAAAACCTCAACCACAACATTTTGATGGTAGCTTCTATGGAAGAAGAAAGTTCCGGGCCCAATAGCCTTAGGGGACTTTTACCACACCTACCCAAAATTGACGTAGCCATAGTGGGCGAACCTACGTTATTGGATTTGGCCATAGCCGAAAAGGGATTGGTTGTTTTTGATGCAGTCATCAAAGGTACACCATCGCATGCCGCACATCCGAACGACAACAACTCCATTTACAACACCATAGAAGTTTTGGAGTGGTTCAAAAATTATAAGTTCGACAGGGTTTCCGACGCACTCGGACCCGTAAAATTAACGGTCACACAAATTAACGGAGGTTCCCAACACAATGTCGTTCCTGCGCAGGTAGACTTGGTTATAGATGTAAGGGTGAACGATAAATACACGAATAGTGAAATTGCCGAAATCTTAAAAAAGGAAGCACCTTGCGAACTAAAGGAGCGCTCTTTAAAACTGAACTCTTCGGCCATTGATATAAACCACCCTTTAGTGCAGTCGGGAATCGCATTGGGAAGAAAGACCTACGGCTCGCCTACACTCTCCGATCAAGCGGCCCTGAGCTGTCAATCATTGAAATTGGGCCCTGGCGATAGTACCCGTTCGCATTCTGCCGATGAATATATTTACGTTCATGAAATTGAAGAGGGAATTGATCTGTACATTAACTTATTAAAAGGATTCTTAAAACAGAATTAA
- the argH gene encoding argininosuccinate lyase, translated as MKLWDKGFSTDKKIDHFTVGNDRELDLHLAKYDVIASQAHAKMLGKIGLLTDEETSDLVKELDAIAETIEKGEFTIEDSFEDMHSKIEYVLTEKLGDTGKKIHTARSRNDQVLVAMHLYLKNELTEIKSGTKELFDLLLELAEKYKDVLLPGYTHLQIAMPSSFGLWLSAYAESLIDDLYFVDAAYKVADQNPLGSAAGYGSSFPIDRSFTTKEMGFETLKYNVVAAQMGRGKVEKATAFGMANIAATLSKLAMDICLYMSQNFNFLSFPDELTTGSSIMPHKKNPDVFELVRGKCNKLQSIPNQLTLVINNLPSGYHRDLQLVKEIIVPAIQDMKACLEILTFSLKEMKVNKGILEDPKYDYLFSVDTLNELVQSGMPFRDAYKKMGMEIQEGTFTPKRDIHHTHEGSLGNLCLEEIKGKMDKIS; from the coding sequence ATGAAACTCTGGGACAAAGGCTTTAGCACCGACAAAAAAATAGACCATTTCACCGTGGGAAACGACCGCGAACTCGATCTGCACTTGGCGAAGTACGACGTGATCGCTTCGCAGGCCCACGCCAAAATGCTGGGTAAAATAGGATTGTTGACCGATGAGGAAACCTCGGACTTGGTCAAAGAATTGGATGCCATTGCCGAAACCATTGAAAAGGGTGAATTCACCATCGAGGATTCGTTTGAGGACATGCACTCCAAAATAGAGTACGTACTCACCGAAAAACTAGGGGACACCGGTAAAAAAATACATACGGCCCGATCGCGAAACGACCAGGTTTTGGTGGCCATGCACCTCTACCTGAAGAACGAACTGACCGAGATAAAATCGGGAACCAAGGAACTGTTTGATTTGTTATTGGAACTTGCCGAGAAATACAAAGACGTATTACTTCCTGGGTATACCCACTTACAAATTGCCATGCCATCTTCTTTTGGCCTATGGTTATCGGCCTATGCGGAGAGCCTTATCGACGATTTGTATTTTGTCGATGCCGCCTATAAAGTGGCCGACCAAAACCCCTTGGGAAGCGCTGCGGGTTACGGAAGTTCCTTCCCCATAGACCGTAGTTTTACGACCAAGGAAATGGGTTTTGAGACCCTGAAATACAACGTAGTCGCCGCTCAAATGGGCCGGGGCAAGGTGGAAAAAGCTACAGCCTTCGGGATGGCCAATATTGCCGCTACCCTATCAAAACTGGCCATGGACATCTGCCTGTACATGAGCCAGAATTTCAACTTTTTGTCCTTTCCCGACGAACTGACTACCGGTAGTAGCATTATGCCGCACAAAAAGAACCCCGATGTTTTTGAATTGGTTCGAGGCAAGTGCAACAAGCTACAGAGCATTCCCAACCAGTTGACCTTGGTCATCAACAACCTGCCCAGTGGCTACCACAGGGACCTGCAATTGGTAAAGGAAATCATCGTGCCCGCCATTCAGGACATGAAGGCCTGTTTGGAAATATTGACTTTCAGCCTTAAGGAAATGAAAGTGAACAAAGGCATACTGGAAGACCCCAAATACGACTATCTCTTTAGTGTCGATACACTGAACGAACTCGTACAGAGCGGCATGCCCTTTAGGGACGCCTATAAAAAAATGGGGATGGAGATCCAGGAAGGCACCTTTACCCCTAAACGCGACATTCATCATACCCATGAAGGTAGTTTAGGAAATTTGTGTTTGGAGGAAATTAAAGGGAAGATGGACAAGATTTCTTAA
- a CDS encoding M1 family metallopeptidase: protein MRTHKQYIHLFFLILVMVVAPSINAQDTYQRNTSADVQNYVFALRLSDESNKIKGEAEITVAFKNGVNPFALDLIAQSGNYGMDVSGVFEGDTPANYSYEGNKIKIAPGPSEEKTRTYRVLYEGIPERGLVIDTTKFGQRSFFGDNWPNLARHWLPSVDHPYDKASVEFRITAPAHYDVVATGEKIEESNLGNGLKLTSYKEPAPVAMKVVTIGVTKFASKLLDEVYDIPVSAWVYPENRLEGFSDYGVATKVLKYFIDNIGPYSYAKLANMQAKTQWGGLENAGTIAYFENSVTGKNEVEGLIAHEVAHQWFGNSASEKDWNHVWLSEGFATYFAILYQESVYGNEKRKEELELDRKQIIDYYLKHPSPIIDPSITDPMKVLSVNTYQKGGWVLNMLRHKLGDESFWKGIRTYYKAFQNSNAISADFQKIMEEVSGEDLETFFQQWLFTKGHPELKWDWSYNKRKLQINIAQLQKHHIFKFPLEIGVIKDGRITTYTTEIDTAVKKHTIKMDSKPDKVILDPESWLLFEEKND from the coding sequence ATGAGAACGCATAAACAGTACATTCATTTATTTTTTTTGATTTTAGTAATGGTAGTGGCGCCAAGTATAAATGCCCAAGACACCTATCAAAGGAATACGTCCGCCGATGTACAGAACTATGTGTTCGCCCTTCGCCTATCCGACGAATCAAACAAGATAAAGGGCGAGGCCGAAATTACGGTGGCCTTTAAAAACGGGGTAAATCCCTTTGCCTTGGACCTCATTGCCCAATCGGGAAATTACGGTATGGATGTTTCCGGTGTTTTTGAAGGTGATACCCCGGCCAACTACAGCTATGAGGGAAATAAAATAAAAATTGCCCCTGGCCCATCCGAAGAAAAAACCCGCACCTACCGAGTGCTGTATGAAGGTATTCCTGAAAGGGGACTCGTTATAGACACCACCAAATTCGGACAGCGTTCCTTCTTTGGCGATAACTGGCCGAACTTGGCAAGGCATTGGCTTCCATCGGTAGACCACCCTTACGACAAGGCATCGGTAGAGTTCCGGATTACGGCCCCCGCCCATTACGACGTGGTGGCCACGGGCGAAAAAATAGAGGAAAGCAACCTGGGCAACGGCCTAAAGCTCACCAGCTATAAAGAACCGGCCCCGGTAGCCATGAAAGTCGTGACCATTGGGGTTACCAAATTTGCGAGCAAACTATTGGACGAGGTTTACGATATTCCCGTTTCGGCCTGGGTATATCCCGAAAACCGACTTGAGGGTTTTTCCGATTACGGGGTGGCCACCAAAGTATTAAAATACTTTATCGACAACATTGGTCCGTATTCCTACGCCAAACTCGCCAATATGCAGGCCAAGACCCAGTGGGGCGGATTGGAAAACGCTGGTACCATTGCCTATTTTGAAAATTCCGTTACCGGAAAAAACGAGGTAGAAGGACTCATAGCCCACGAAGTCGCCCACCAATGGTTTGGCAATTCGGCCAGTGAAAAGGACTGGAACCATGTGTGGCTCAGTGAAGGTTTTGCTACCTACTTTGCTATACTCTATCAGGAAAGTGTGTACGGCAATGAGAAGCGAAAAGAAGAATTGGAGCTTGATCGCAAGCAAATCATCGACTACTACCTAAAGCATCCCTCACCCATTATAGACCCTAGCATTACCGACCCGATGAAAGTGTTAAGTGTCAACACCTATCAAAAAGGCGGTTGGGTATTGAACATGCTACGCCATAAGCTTGGCGATGAAAGCTTTTGGAAAGGCATACGGACCTATTACAAAGCTTTTCAGAACTCGAACGCCATATCGGCCGACTTCCAGAAAATAATGGAGGAGGTTTCCGGAGAAGACCTAGAGACCTTCTTTCAGCAATGGCTTTTCACCAAAGGACACCCAGAACTCAAATGGGACTGGAGTTACAACAAGAGAAAGCTACAAATCAACATAGCGCAGCTCCAAAAACATCACATTTTTAAATTTCCCTTGGAAATAGGGGTCATAAAAGACGGTAGGATTACGACCTACACAACAGAAATCGATACGGCCGTAAAAAAGCATACCATAAAAATGGATTCTAAACCCGACAAGGTAATCCTAGACCCGGAATCTTGGCTGTTGTTTGAGGAAAAGAACGATTAG
- a CDS encoding pseudouridine synthase, producing the protein MGRSDSNNDKRASGRQGGTFRKKSYARGNSPLKKNTEAPKAPSDPNVMRLNKYVANSGVCSRREADIYISAGSVTVNGKPVTEMGYKVKITDEVKFDGRLLNPIKKEYVLLNKPKDFTTASRNEQGRRTALGLISKATKTELKPVGKLSKDTTGLLLFTNDGELTKRLNSPKNGLRKIFHIELNKPLRSADMKKIQDGLTVDEKVVRVQDISFVDKAPKTQVGMEIFSTRTNIVQRIFETLGYDIIKLDRVVYGSLTKKDLPRGHWRYLTEQEVVNLGMIK; encoded by the coding sequence ATGGGCAGATCAGATTCCAACAATGATAAGAGAGCCTCAGGGAGGCAAGGTGGTACTTTTCGAAAGAAGAGTTATGCTCGTGGCAATTCACCTTTAAAAAAGAATACGGAAGCACCTAAGGCGCCATCCGATCCCAACGTGATGCGTTTGAACAAATATGTGGCCAATTCTGGCGTATGTTCACGTAGGGAAGCTGATATTTATATTTCCGCGGGCAGTGTGACCGTAAATGGAAAACCGGTAACCGAGATGGGGTATAAAGTGAAAATTACCGACGAAGTAAAATTCGATGGTCGCTTGTTGAACCCTATTAAAAAAGAGTACGTACTACTGAATAAGCCGAAGGACTTTACTACTGCCAGCAGAAATGAGCAGGGGAGACGTACGGCCCTAGGCCTGATTTCCAAAGCGACAAAAACAGAGCTCAAGCCTGTTGGTAAACTGAGTAAAGATACGACAGGACTCCTGTTGTTTACCAATGACGGCGAATTGACCAAACGTCTGAACAGTCCTAAAAACGGATTGCGAAAGATTTTTCATATCGAATTGAACAAACCTTTGCGTAGTGCGGACATGAAGAAGATCCAAGACGGTCTTACCGTTGACGAGAAAGTGGTGAGGGTACAAGATATCAGTTTTGTAGACAAGGCTCCTAAAACCCAAGTTGGGATGGAGATTTTCAGTACGCGAACCAACATCGTTCAACGTATTTTTGAGACCTTGGGTTATGATATCATAAAACTAGACCGTGTGGTTTATGGAAGTCTTACCAAAAAAGATTTACCTAGGGGACATTGGCGCTACCTGACCGAACAGGAGGTAGTGAATTTGGGTATGATTAAATAA
- a CDS encoding carbon-nitrogen hydrolase family protein: MENILKVAMAQIAPVWLNKEATLKKIEACIQEAAVEKAELVVFGEALLPGYPFWLALTDGAAWDTKVNKELYAHYASNAVQVETGELDSVCKLAQENKIAVYLGMIERARNRGGHSLYCSLVYIDANGKIKSVHRKLQPTYDERLTWAPGDGNGLQVHPLKEFTVGGLNCWENWMPLPRTALYGQGENLHIAVWPGSDHNTRDITRFIARESRSFVVSVSSLMKREDFPETTPHLSEILKKAPEVMANGGSCIAGPDGEWLVEPVIDREGLLYHSLDFNRVYEERQNFDPVGHYSRPDVTKLTVNRERQSTVEFKD, translated from the coding sequence ATGGAAAATATACTGAAAGTGGCCATGGCCCAAATCGCCCCGGTGTGGTTGAATAAGGAAGCGACGCTTAAAAAAATAGAGGCTTGCATTCAGGAAGCCGCGGTTGAAAAAGCGGAGCTTGTGGTTTTTGGTGAAGCCCTTTTGCCCGGTTATCCGTTCTGGTTGGCCTTGACCGATGGTGCCGCTTGGGATACCAAGGTCAATAAAGAACTGTATGCCCACTACGCCAGCAATGCCGTACAGGTTGAAACGGGCGAACTTGATTCGGTATGTAAACTGGCGCAAGAGAACAAGATAGCTGTTTATTTGGGAATGATAGAAAGGGCCCGGAATAGGGGAGGACATAGTTTGTACTGTTCCTTGGTATACATTGATGCAAATGGTAAAATCAAGTCGGTACACCGTAAATTGCAGCCTACTTATGACGAACGCCTGACGTGGGCGCCGGGTGATGGAAACGGACTTCAGGTTCATCCCCTAAAGGAATTTACCGTTGGAGGACTCAACTGTTGGGAGAACTGGATGCCATTGCCGAGAACCGCCCTTTACGGACAGGGAGAAAATTTGCATATTGCCGTTTGGCCAGGGAGCGATCACAATACAAGGGATATTACACGTTTTATAGCACGCGAGTCCCGCAGTTTTGTGGTTTCCGTTTCTTCGTTGATGAAAAGGGAAGATTTTCCTGAAACGACCCCGCATTTATCTGAAATATTAAAAAAGGCACCCGAAGTGATGGCCAATGGAGGATCTTGTATAGCGGGTCCTGATGGGGAATGGTTGGTTGAGCCTGTAATAGATAGGGAAGGCCTGTTGTATCACAGCCTCGATTTTAACAGGGTTTACGAAGAACGCCAAAATTTTGATCCCGTAGGGCACTATTCAAGACCGGATGTAACGAAGCTTACCGTAAATCGGGAGCGTCAATCTACCGTAGAGTTCAAAGATTAA
- a CDS encoding geranylgeranylglycerol-phosphate geranylgeranyltransferase — MLSRKHRLLLLKVFGLFSVVRGYNILMVILAQYLASIYILAHQLPLRQVIFDLNLFLIVVSSALVIAGGYIINNFYDAEKDLINKPRKSMIDRFISQQFKLSTYFILNFLAVIAASYVSFKAVFFFSAYIFGIWLYSHKLKRLPFVGNFVSATLAIAPFFAVFVYYKNFETVIFVHAMFLFLLILAREMIKDLENIKGDLVHNYKTIPILYGGKVSKILISILILLTLIPSLLLILKFDVGYMNYYFMACVLLLILFLVLLVRSQSKKDYVWLHNILKLIIIVGVFSILLIDVDLVLNRIL; from the coding sequence ATGCTTAGTAGAAAACATAGGCTTTTACTATTAAAGGTATTTGGTCTGTTTTCTGTGGTTCGCGGCTACAATATCTTAATGGTCATTTTAGCCCAGTATTTGGCGTCCATTTACATATTGGCCCACCAATTACCGCTTCGCCAGGTAATTTTTGACCTAAACCTTTTTCTTATTGTCGTATCATCGGCCTTGGTCATTGCCGGAGGCTATATCATCAACAATTTTTACGATGCCGAAAAAGACTTGATCAATAAGCCGAGAAAGAGCATGATCGACCGGTTTATCAGTCAGCAGTTCAAGCTCAGTACTTACTTTATCCTTAACTTCTTGGCGGTCATAGCGGCAAGCTATGTTTCGTTTAAGGCCGTGTTTTTCTTTTCGGCCTATATTTTTGGTATTTGGCTGTATTCGCATAAGTTAAAGCGACTGCCCTTTGTGGGCAATTTTGTTTCCGCAACCTTGGCCATCGCACCCTTTTTTGCGGTATTCGTCTATTACAAGAATTTTGAAACGGTCATATTCGTACATGCCATGTTCTTGTTTCTCCTCATTTTGGCCCGTGAGATGATAAAAGATCTTGAAAATATAAAAGGGGACTTGGTACACAACTATAAGACCATTCCTATTTTATATGGGGGAAAGGTTTCTAAGATACTTATTTCGATTTTGATCTTGCTCACCTTGATCCCTTCCCTGTTATTGATCCTTAAGTTTGATGTAGGGTATATGAATTACTATTTTATGGCCTGTGTGCTCCTTTTGATCCTGTTCTTGGTGCTGTTGGTTAGGTCACAATCAAAGAAAGATTATGTGTGGTTGCACAACATTCTTAAACTGATCATCATCGTAGGTGTTTTTAGCATTCTCTTGATAGATGTCGACTTAGTATTAAATAGGATTTTATAA
- a CDS encoding mevalonate kinase family protein: MKGPLFYSKILLFGEYGIIKDSKGLSIPYNFFKGALKTDENPSDTARKSNASLREYVGYLEMVHKNSPDLVSFDFDAMKADVARGMYFDSSIPQGYGVGSSGALVAAIYDKYAQDKITVLENLTREKLLRLKDIFGKMESFFHGKSSGLDPLNSYLSIPILINSKDNIESTSIPTQNPQGKGAVFLLDSGSTGETAPMVQIFMEKMKQEGFRNMLKDQFIKHTDACVEDFVSGNVKSLFGNLKQLSHVVLDNFKPMIPAKFHDLWKKGIETNDYYLKLCGSGGGGYILGFAQDLEKAKKALKGYNLEVVYNF, from the coding sequence ATGAAAGGACCATTGTTTTATTCTAAAATACTTCTCTTCGGGGAATATGGGATCATCAAAGATTCGAAAGGACTTTCCATTCCCTATAATTTTTTTAAGGGAGCATTGAAGACCGATGAAAATCCGTCGGATACAGCTAGGAAATCCAACGCAAGCCTTCGTGAGTACGTGGGCTATCTTGAAATGGTGCATAAAAACAGTCCTGATTTGGTTTCTTTTGATTTTGATGCGATGAAAGCCGACGTGGCCAGGGGAATGTATTTTGATAGTTCCATTCCGCAAGGTTATGGTGTGGGCAGTAGTGGTGCGCTCGTGGCGGCTATTTATGACAAATACGCGCAAGATAAGATTACGGTTTTAGAGAACTTGACAAGGGAGAAACTGTTGAGGTTAAAAGATATTTTTGGTAAAATGGAGTCCTTTTTCCACGGAAAATCTTCAGGCCTTGATCCTTTGAACAGCTATTTGAGTATTCCTATCTTGATCAATTCAAAAGACAATATCGAATCAACGAGTATACCTACCCAAAACCCCCAGGGCAAGGGTGCCGTATTCTTGTTGGATAGTGGGTCAACGGGCGAGACTGCGCCCATGGTCCAGATCTTTATGGAAAAGATGAAGCAAGAGGGTTTTCGTAATATGCTCAAAGACCAGTTCATCAAACACACCGATGCCTGCGTAGAAGATTTTGTAAGCGGTAACGTAAAATCACTTTTTGGCAACTTGAAGCAATTGTCTCATGTTGTACTCGATAATTTCAAGCCTATGATACCTGCCAAATTTCATGACTTATGGAAAAAAGGTATCGAGACCAACGACTACTACCTCAAACTTTGTGGTTCCGGTGGCGGTGGTTACATCCTAGGTTTTGCACAAGATTTGGAAAAAGCAAAAAAAGCATTGAAAGGCTATAATTTGGAAGTGGTCTACAACTTCTAA
- a CDS encoding diphosphomevalonate/mevalonate 3,5-bisphosphate decarboxylase family protein, with protein MTVKEFIPSPYTKPVASGNTRYKSPSNIALVKYWGKKENQIPANPSISFTLNECATVTTLSYRKADRPNDAFSFEISLDGKKEEGFKPKIKTFFERVYPYLPFLKEYHFEIETSNSFPHSSGIASSASGMSALALCLMEIERNLDPGMSADFFNRKASFLARLGSGSAARSIKGSLVQWGEHAGTEGSSDLYGIEYPYKVHSVFNDYCDTILLVDKGQKQVSSTVGHDLMHNHPFSKQRFDQAHENLSKLRSIFESGNLDEFIGLVESEALTLHAMMMTSRPYFILMKPNTLEIINRIWAYREATKTHVCFTLDAGANVHVLYPKNEKALVERFIADELAGYCQNGQFIHDHVGRGARKIN; from the coding sequence ATGACCGTAAAAGAATTTATTCCTTCGCCCTATACTAAGCCCGTTGCATCTGGAAACACAAGGTACAAGTCTCCCAGTAACATTGCTTTGGTGAAATATTGGGGAAAAAAGGAAAACCAAATACCCGCTAACCCGTCCATCAGCTTTACATTGAACGAGTGTGCCACGGTAACGACCCTTTCATATAGAAAAGCCGATAGGCCAAACGATGCTTTTTCCTTTGAGATTTCTTTGGACGGTAAGAAAGAGGAAGGCTTCAAGCCAAAAATCAAAACGTTTTTTGAACGGGTATACCCATATCTTCCGTTTTTGAAGGAATATCATTTTGAAATAGAAACGTCCAATTCGTTTCCGCATAGCAGTGGTATTGCATCATCGGCTTCAGGTATGAGCGCCTTGGCGCTGTGCCTTATGGAAATAGAACGGAATTTGGACCCTGGCATGTCGGCCGATTTTTTCAATCGGAAGGCTTCGTTTTTGGCGCGATTGGGTTCGGGAAGTGCCGCCCGCAGTATCAAGGGTAGTTTGGTGCAATGGGGCGAACACGCGGGAACCGAGGGTAGTTCCGATCTGTACGGTATTGAATATCCTTATAAAGTCCATTCGGTTTTTAATGACTATTGCGATACCATTCTTTTGGTCGATAAAGGTCAAAAGCAGGTAAGCAGTACGGTAGGACATGATTTGATGCACAATCACCCGTTTTCAAAACAACGATTTGACCAAGCTCATGAAAACCTTTCGAAACTACGGTCTATTTTTGAGAGTGGTAATCTCGATGAATTTATTGGGCTTGTAGAAAGTGAGGCACTTACGCTTCACGCCATGATGATGACCAGTCGCCCCTACTTTATACTGATGAAGCCGAATACCCTTGAGATCATCAATAGAATATGGGCTTACCGTGAGGCAACCAAGACCCATGTGTGTTTTACCTTAGATGCCGGGGCCAACGTTCATGTGCTTTATCCTAAAAACGAAAAGGCCTTGGTGGAACGCTTTATTGCCGATGAACTGGCGGGCTATTGTCAAAACGGACAGTTCATTCACGACCATGTTGGAAGGGGAGCCCGAAAAATTAATTAA
- a CDS encoding TspO/MBR family protein — protein sequence MKKKALYITFAISICLAIGFLSSFATQSSVNDWFTTLNKPSFNPPSWLFAPVWTVLYIMMGVAAGIVWAKGLYHLWVKTALYHFGFQLLLNAAWSIVFFGLKEPLWALFVIIALVIVLSLTIKWFKVVSKTAAWLLVPYLLWVCFATVLNYKLWELN from the coding sequence TTGAAAAAGAAAGCCCTCTATATCACCTTTGCCATAAGTATTTGTCTGGCCATTGGCTTTTTATCAAGTTTCGCTACCCAAAGTTCGGTAAACGATTGGTTCACTACGCTCAACAAACCGAGTTTCAACCCACCTAGCTGGCTTTTTGCCCCCGTATGGACGGTACTTTATATCATGATGGGAGTGGCCGCCGGCATTGTCTGGGCCAAGGGGCTTTACCACCTTTGGGTAAAGACGGCATTGTACCATTTCGGGTTTCAGCTATTGCTCAACGCCGCTTGGAGCATTGTTTTCTTCGGATTAAAGGAACCGCTTTGGGCCCTTTTCGTAATTATTGCCCTGGTCATTGTGCTATCCTTGACCATAAAATGGTTCAAGGTAGTGAGCAAAACCGCCGCTTGGCTGCTCGTACCCTACCTCTTGTGGGTGTGCTTTGCCACCGTTCTGAACTATAAGCTTTGGGAACTCAACTAG
- a CDS encoding DUF1697 domain-containing protein: protein MKVYIALLRGINVGGKKRLPMADLRTMLNDMGFLNVKTYIQSGNVVFQSHKDDTGGLEASITEHIKSSFGFEVPVLVKTKKEFENLVMGNPFTDAGAISRKQVYFVLLKNPPEKERSATFGRETYANEDFTITDFCVYLLCKAGYGKAKLNNNRIEGKLKVEATARNYGTMVKLLEMAS from the coding sequence ATGAAAGTATATATCGCTCTTTTAAGGGGAATAAACGTCGGTGGAAAAAAAAGGCTTCCTATGGCCGACTTGCGCACCATGTTGAATGATATGGGTTTTTTGAATGTAAAAACCTATATACAAAGCGGCAATGTGGTCTTCCAAAGTCATAAAGACGATACAGGCGGCCTTGAAGCTTCAATTACGGAACACATCAAAAGTAGCTTTGGGTTTGAAGTACCCGTTCTCGTGAAAACGAAAAAGGAATTCGAAAACCTTGTTATGGGCAATCCATTTACCGATGCAGGGGCCATTTCAAGGAAACAAGTGTATTTCGTATTGTTGAAAAACCCACCTGAAAAAGAACGGTCGGCGACTTTTGGTAGGGAAACCTATGCCAATGAAGATTTTACAATTACCGATTTTTGTGTATACTTACTTTGTAAAGCCGGGTACGGTAAGGCAAAATTGAATAACAATCGTATCGAAGGAAAATTAAAGGTTGAGGCTACTGCCCGTAATTACGGTACCATGGTCAAGTTACTGGAAATGGCCTCGTAG